Proteins found in one Desulfovibrio sp. genomic segment:
- a CDS encoding HdeA/HdeB family chaperone, which produces MKKYMLAALTVFMLGAAPFAAHAAEQDVAKITCKDFLADKQNISMMVMWIDGYMSGKSGNTSISDQWMEKLGTHLGTYCAKNPAKTIMDAIEAVPE; this is translated from the coding sequence ATGAAAAAGTATATGTTGGCTGCATTGACTGTTTTTATGCTGGGCGCTGCCCCCTTTGCAGCACATGCAGCAGAACAGGATGTGGCAAAAATCACCTGCAAGGACTTTCTGGCTGACAAGCAGAACATAAGCATGATGGTGATGTGGATTGACGGTTACATGAGCGGCAAAAGCGGCAATACCTCCATCAGCGATCAGTGGATGGAAAAGCTGGGTACCCATCTGGGCACCTACTGCGCGAAAAATCCTGCCAAAACCATTATGGACGCCATCGAAGCAGTACCCGAATAA